One part of the Dermacentor andersoni chromosome 2, qqDerAnde1_hic_scaffold, whole genome shotgun sequence genome encodes these proteins:
- the LOC126542589 gene encoding uncharacterized protein — translation MPTLEDIVPRLSGARFFSTLDAASGFWQIKLTEESSKICTMSTPYGRYRFLRMPFGISSAPEIFQAAMHRLLDGLPGVAVVMDDILVWGKTKDEHDCNLTLVLTRCREHNLRLNLKKCTFLQAEVRYLGHILTTQGLRIDPERVQDILEIPEPKTKTAWPEHKHGVPEPGRPYWTYREEVHAQDGLVFRSNKRLTGRRTRTLLPVPTIHLEPEAIPSKEVHDSLQTIRRRQKIHYDRSARNLSPLTPGQRVTTYDTLQRTWAPAIVLRPAATQRSTIVKTEDGHEIRRTREHLREAAPQPEPESTSQGPSEDDLQSGQQQLRRSTRLRREPCRYPLPDETSRPYHH, via the exons ATGCCCACTTTAGAAGACATAGTTCCGCGGCTGTCCGGGGCAAGATTTTTTTCTACGCTTGATGCAGCATCGGGATTTTGGCAGATTAAGCTAACGGAAGAAAGTTCAAAAATCTGCACTATGAGTACGCCATACGGGCGCTATCGCTTCCTGCGAATGCCCTTTGGAATATCGTCAGCCCCAGAAATTTTTCAAGCTGCAATGCATCGCTTGTTAGACGGTCTACCCGGTGTCGCAGTTGTAATGGATGATATACTAGTCTGGGGCAAGACAAAGGATGAGCATGACTGCAACCTGACACTCGTACTGACGCGCTGCCGTGAGCACAATCTGCGACTCAACCTCAAAAAATGCACCTTCCTGCAGGCGGAGGTTCGCTACTTGGGACACATCCTCACTACGCAAGGCCTGCGGATCGACCCGGAGCGTGTTCAGGACATTCTGGAAATACCCGAGCCTAAGACCA AGACGGCGTGGCCGGAGCACAAGCATGGTGTCCCAGAGCCGGGAAGGCCATACTGGACCTACAGGGAAGAAGTTCACGCACAAGATGGGCTAGTCTTCCGAAGCAACAAG AGGCTCACGGGGCGGCGGACCCGGACCCTCCTGCCGGTACCAACAATTCACCTGGAGCCAGAGGCCATACCCAGCAAGGAGGTCCACGACAGTCTCCAGACGATCCGGCGCCGGCAAAAGATCCACTACGACCGCAGCGCCAGGAACCTTTCCCCGCTGACTCCGGGACAACGCGTAACGACGTACGACACTCTCCAGAGAACCTGGGCTCCAGCTATTGTTCTAAGGCCAGCCGCAACGCAAAGATCTACGATTGTGAAGACCGAAGACGGCCATGAAATCCGTCGCACAAGAGAACACCTGCGGGAGGCAGCACCTCAACCGGAGCCAGAATCAACCTCGCAGGGGCCTTCAGAAGACGACCTCCAGTCTGGACAACAGCAGTTACGCAGGAGCACAAGATTGCGTCGGGAACCCTG